The following are encoded together in the Anoplopoma fimbria isolate UVic2021 breed Golden Eagle Sablefish chromosome 13, Afim_UVic_2022, whole genome shotgun sequence genome:
- the arid5a gene encoding AT-rich interactive domain-containing protein 5A — protein MAQEDQTETSQQTAASDEEPGTENQASPSVIEILYDSMTECEEEARPKLVQMEEKAFVSSLHSFMKDRGTPIERIPHLGFKQINLWRIYKAVDKLGGYDSVTARRLWKKVYDELGGSPGSTSAATCTRRHYEKLVLPFERQINGEEDRPLPPSKPRKPYKRNLDGKVTKAERKRKISQSDREMDSEIEILTERSPEAACQSEAVMHPHPALWVPPSDRHRPDCSLPNRATTALCTPVYAHLVQVPTSSPWTAHIPSSAGEVISPLEKKKRMAQASLNLPLNPYTEDKERPSVIHCSQSPARASSSRNCDSSDSSPLPLSPSSSRSPSPYSVSSEDGPQGNEDKPALGSELSQNCTSSVNTPNCGEERKSVSCCQISKDPEGQKKGINSPSKHSVKVQNKDSDWKPIHKESRKYSTQPFHSFSDWAPTSTSSFTKVIPKSVQLLRPAPIRPAYKLQQGRSMQQDQSLTCAKRQNNTAPWFYQTEKREKSRTVQQKVPPPQQSSPHSTASLPVSCVLSSYDKSGRDSRHQPLLHPAFFTNRMRLPQSQLVYRHVPMSPVHSALIGSAVYPYPYSIPLLNPQTGYALPAMHPIYPHKL, from the exons ATGG CTCAAGAGGACCAGACTGAGACATCACAACAAACAGCAGCCAGTGACGAAGAGCCGGGGACAGAGAACCAG GCTTCTCCCTCTGTCATTGAGATCCTCTATGACTCTATGACTGAATGTGAAGAAGAAGCGAGGCCAAAGCTAGTGCAGATGGAGGAGAAGGCCTTTGTGTCAAGTCTGCACTCTTTTATGAAGGACAGAGGTACACCTATAGAAAGGATCCCACATCTGGGCTTCAAGCAGA TTAATCTTTGGAGGATCTACAAAGCTGTTGATAAACTTGGAGGCTATGATTCA GTGACAGCACGACGTCTTTGGAAGAAAGTCTATGATGAGCTGGGAGGAAGTCCAGGTAGCACCAGCGCTGCTACTTGCACTCGCAGACACTATGAGAA GCTGGTGCTGCCCTTTGAACGACAAATAaatggagaggaggacagacCTCTGCCTCCAAGCAAACCACGGAAGCCATATAAGAGAAATTTGGATGGCAAGGTCACCAAGgctgagagaaagaggaaaatatcTCAGTCAGATAGAGAGATGGATTCAGAGATAGAg ATACTCACCGAGAGAAGTCCAGAGGCTGCCTGCCAAAGTGAAGCAGTGATGCATCCTCACCCGGCTCTCTGGGTTCCCCCCTCTGATAGACACCGCCCAGACTGCTCTCTGCCAAACAGAGCAACCACCGCTCTTTGCACTCCTGTCTATGCCCACCTCGTCCAGGTCCCCACATCCAGCCCCTGGACGGCTCATATCCCGTCTTCTGCCGGAGAGGTCATCTCCcctctggagaaaaaaaagcggATGGCTCAGGCGAGCCTTAACTTGCCACTGAATCCTTACACTGAGGATAAAGAAAGGCCCTCCGTCATTCACTGCTCCCAGTCTCCAGCCCGGGCTTCTTCCAGCCGGAACTGCGACTCCTCCGACAGCTCCCCGCTGCCTTTAAGTCCTTCCTCCTCACGCAGCCCATCCCCTTACTCTGTTTCATCAGAGGACGGTCCACAAGGGAATGAAGATAAACCTGCATTAGGCTCTGAACTATCCCAAAACTGTACCAGCTCGGTGAATACGCCCAACTGTGGTGAGGAAAGGAAGTCTGTGAGCTGCTGTCAGATATCCAAAGACCCCgaaggacagaaaaaaggcaTCAACTCCCCATCCAAACACTCCGTTAAGGTCCAGAATAAAGACTCTGACTGGAAGCCAATCCACAAAGAGAGTCGAAAATATTCCACCCAACCTTTCCATTCATTCTCGGATTGGGCTCCAACATCTACCTCTAGTTTCACCAAAGTCATTCCAAAATCTGTGCAGCTTCTGCGGCCCGCTCCTATTCGGCCAGCTTATAAACTCCAGCAGGGCAGATCGATGCAGCAGGACCAGTCTCTGACTTGTGCGAAGAGGCAGAACAACACGGCTCCATGGTTTTATCAaacagagaagagggagaaatcCAGGACAGTGCAACAGAAAGTTCCCCCCCCTCAGCAGAGTTCCCCCCATTCGACCGCCAGTCTGCCGGTGTCGTGCGTGCTGTCGAGCTACGACAAATCAGGGAGGGACTCTCGACACCAGCCTCTATTACACCCAGCTTTTTTCACCAACAGAATGAGACTACCTCAATCCCAGCTAGTATACCGACACGTCCCGATGAGTCCAGTTCACTCTGCTCTCATAGGGTCTGCTGTTTATCCATATCCCTACTCCATTCCTCTGTTAAATCCCCAAACAGGATATGCCTTACCTGCCATGCATCCAATTTATCCTCACAAGCTGTGA